ATCCGATTACTGCAGGCGCAGATGCCTCACGTGCTCAGTTTGAGTTTCTGTCGCAGCAGCCGCCATCCATGAATACTCCGTCAGCCGACACGAGATAGATGGTATAGAGGACTTGCTGCTGCTATGGTTTACCGGTGGTTACGCGGAGGCTAAGTCAGGCCGGCCAATGCAGCGCGAGACCGCAGGGCCGGATGCATTCCACGATCCGGAATAAGCTTCTTACTCCGCACGGAGGAATAACGGATGGCAAAATATCTGGGGGCGCTCGACCAGGGCACAACGAGCACGCGATTTATCATCTTCGATCGGATTGGGCGCGCGGTGAGCATGGCTCAGAAAGAACACGAGCAGATCTATCCCGCGCCAGGATGGGTCGAGCACAATCCCTGCGAGATCTGGCAGCGCACCCAGGAGGTGATTGCCGAAGCGTGCTCGAAGGGATCTGTGGCGTCCGAGGATATCGCATCAGTTGGCATCACCAACCAGCGCGAAACTACGGTAGTTTGGGACCGCCGAACAGGTGAACCCGTGACCAACGCTCTGGTTTGGCAGGACACGCGTGTAGGAGAGTATGTTGCGGCTCTCACTGCCGAGGGCGGTCAGGATAGATTCCGCGAGAAGACGGGTTTGCCGCTGGCGACATACTTCAGTGGCCTGAAGATCCGCTGGATACTCGACCACATTGACGGAGCGCGAGCCCGCGCAGAACGCGGCGATCTTCTGTTTGGCAACATCGACACGTACCTGCTATGGAACATCACAGGCGGCATCGATGGCGGCGTACACCGCACGGACGTGACCAACGCGAGCCGCACGCAGCTGATGGATTTATCAACCCTTGCATGGGACGACGAGATGCTGCGGGAGTTCGAGATTCCGCAAGCGATGATGCCAGAGATCTGCCCCAGCAGCCACGACTTCGGCGAGATAAAAGTTGGCTGCCTCAGCGGACTGCGGATTGGTGGCATCCTCGGCGACCAGCAAGCGGCCCTGGTCGGCCAGACCTGCTTTAAGCCCGGACAACTCAAGAACACTTACGGGACAGGCTGTTTTCTGGTGATGAACACCGGTTCAAACAAGGTGCTGTCGCAGAACGGACTGCTCACAACGATTGCTTATCAATTCGGCGATCAGCCGGTGGTCTATGCGCTCGAGGGCAGTATCGCAATCACGGGCGCACTGGTGCAGTGGGTGCGGGATAATCTCGGTCTGATCCAGAGGAGCGAGGAAATAGAGCCGCTGGCGAAGTCTGTCACAGACAACGGTGGAGTCTACTTCGTGCCTGCCTTCTCTGGGCTTTACGCGCCATACTGGAAAGATGATGCGCGGGGTGTAATCGTCGGGCTGACGCGTTACGCGAACCGCGGACACATCGCGCGTGCGGTGCTCGAGGCGACGGCTTTTCAGACACGCGAGGTGATCGAGGCGATGGAAGCGGATTCGCATATTCGGCTCGACCAATTGCGCACAGATGGCGGCATGGTCGCTAATGATCTGCTGATGCAATTCCAGGCTGACCTGCTGGACCGGCGTGTACTCCGTCCCTCTATGCGCGAGACCACGGCGCTCGGCGCAGCTTACGCTGCTGGCTTGCACTGCGGCTTCTACAAGGACACAGACGATCTCGTTGCAAACTGGTCTGTCGATAAAACGTGGGAGCCACGCTGTGACGAGCACGAACGTGAGCGGCTCTTCCGCCAATGGAAGAAGGCAGTTACGCGATCTTTCAATTGGGTCGACTGAACCGGTTTGCAAGTATTAGCAACAATAAAAGGCAAGATCACAGGACGAGCGCACATGAGAAAAACATTCTTGGGTGAACTGATATCAGAAGCCGTGGCGGTGGGCATCATTATCGCGATCGGCGACTCTGTCGCTGCGATGTACGGCCTCTACGACCCAAGCCCTTACCAGCAGGCCTACTGGGGCGTCTGCATCGCGTGGGGTCTGGCAGTCACGATTGCAATCTACACAACTGCCTCGGTAAGCGGCTGTCACGCGAACCCGGCTGTCACGCTTGCGCTAGCCCTCTATAGGAAGTTCTCGTGGAGAAAAGTACTGCCGTACTTTGGTGCGCAGACGCTGGGAGGATTCGCGGGCGCGTGCTTCGTGTATGCGATCTACGTCCCTGTTATCAATCTCTTCAACGCGACACATCATATCGCGCGAAATGCCGGCGGGGCTGCAGGCGTGTTTTTCACGCATCCTGGCCTTGCGGTCACGCCGCGCCATGCCTTCATGGATGAGATATTGCTAACCGCGCTCCTCATCTTCGGGATCTTCGCGATCACGGAAAAGTACAATGAACAGGCGCCCGGAGCGAACTCCGGCGCGCTCATCATCGGCTTTCTTGTCGCGGCGATCGGCGCTTCGATGGGCTATCTCGAGGCGTGGGCGTTGAATCCGGCGCGTGATTTCGGACCTCGTCTGTTCTGTTTCTTTGCGGGCTGGGGCGCCGCGGCCTTCCCTTCCCCGCAGAACTATTGGTGGATACCAATTGCCGGGCCGCTGCTTGGCGGGGCGCTCGGCGGCATAGCCTACCAAATCCTGATCCATCCATATTTACCTGCACGTATTCGGGCTTCGGCGCAGATCATCGCAGGCGATCAGCCGATGGGGATTCCCGCAGGTACACCGGAATTAGCATCGGCAGCCCTGCCAGAAACGAAGTAGAACTGCTGTGCAAGTTCGATGAAGCGCCGCGTTTCCCGCTCGACCCATTCGGGGCCACGGCCCAACTCGGCTGCTAGAAGTCTGGCGACGGCAGGTGCCGATCGCTGCGCCGCCCTGGCGTCTAACAGCAATGCACGCGTTCTGCGCGAAAGCACATCCTCGACGGTGCGAGCCATCTCATAGCGTGCAGCGAAGATCACTTCCGCGTGCGTGAAAGGCAATTCTGGATCCAGAAGGGTCGCCATCTGCGGATCGGATACCCACATATCAGAGATCTCGGCGGCTTCAGTGCCATAGCGCGACAACGGAGAAGTCGATGGACTCTGTTCGGGCGCGCCGTGCAGGCGAACTGAACGTGTAACGCAGGGCCGATCAGGTAAAACTCCGTGACCGATCGCAGTGGAAAGAGTGTCTTCCGCCATCCGGCGATACGTCGTCCACTTGCCTCCAGCCACTGTAATGAGGCCGCTCGCTGCAACCTCGATCGTGTGCTCGCGAGAGAGTTTGGAGGTCTTCGCCTGACCGCCAGTGACGAGCGGCCGTAGGCCTGAGAAGACGCTGAGGATATCGGCGCGCTCCAGAGGACGCGCAAGGTACGGATTGATCGTCTCGAGCAGGAAATCGATCTCGCGTGCCTCGTGACCTGGTTCGATCGCAACAGAGGAAGCAGGCAGATCAGTTGTGCCGATCACGACTTTGCCCAGCCACGGAATCGCGAAGATGATCCGGCCGTCGCGAGTTTTGGGCACCATGATCGCATTTCCATTCCCAAGTACCTCACCAGGCACAACAATGTGCGTACCGCGGCTCACCGACAGCATGTGTGGACTCGATGGCTGATCCTGCCTGCGCAAGTCATCTACAAAAATCCCTGTAGCGTTGATGAAAACACTGGCGTGAACCTCGACGGAATGGCCTGTCTCGATATCCTCCACTGTGACACTGCTAAGCTTAGCGCCTTGCTTATGCAGCCCCGTACAACGGGCATAGTTGAGCACGGTAGCTCCGTGATCCTCTGCCGTGCGCGCGAGTGCCAACGCGAGCCGGGCGTCGTCGAACTGGCCGTCGTAATACAACAGACTTCCTCTCAACCCTTTTGTAGCGATGCCAGGCACGCGCTCGAGCGTCTCTCCTGCTGAAAGGACACGCGTCGGACCAAGCGATGATTTACCGCTAAGCACTTCATATGCCTTCAGGCCAATGCTGTAGTAGGGCAGATCGAACCACTTGTAGGCAGGTGTGACGAATGGCAGCGCGTGAACAAGGTGCGGTGCGTTCTCTAGCATGATCTTTCGTTCGCGAAGCGCTTCATAGACCAGGTGCAACTGCCCGCTGACGAGGTACCGCACACCTCCGTGCACCAGCTTGGTCGCGCGGCTGGAAGTCGCCTGCGCGAAGTCTCCGGCCTCGACAAGAGCGGTGCGAAAGCCGCGGGTTGCGGCGTCCACAGCAAGTCCTAGCCCTGTGGCCCCGCCACCGACGATCACAATATCCAGCTTGTCCTTATTCGACTCTTCCAGCCGTGCGAACTTTTCGGCGCGTGTGCTCATTCAACTCTCCGCAATCGCGTGTCCACGGAAAAACAAGAAAGCCGCCCGTGAATTCTGCCAATTCCTGCAGAACTCTCGGGCGGCTTTCAGAACTCTGCCGCAGCAGCAGTGAGGCTACATGCTTTATCCCGTGAAACGCAAGTGCTAGGAGATTGACCATAGTTGCGGATTACCGGTGGAGACAGCATCCAGTCCTTGTCGGATCAGTGAATCTGCCTCTTCCAGCCCCGAGATCAGCCCGCCGCCAACAGCTGCAATGTTTGGATAATCCTGCCTCAATGCAGGCAACATTCGTGGCGCGACGGGAGCCGGCAACAACTCTAGTGCGTCGGGAACAAACCTGTGCAGAGATCGCATAGTGCTGCTCACCGAGTCCGAGTCGATCATGAATGTTCGCTGCACGGCATACAAGCCGTGACTGCGCGCAAGGTTCAACACATCGGTATGCGTGGAGATGATGCCTGCGCAGCCGCTCGCCGCGACGTATGCGACCGACTCACTGTGACGCGAAAGGCCGGCAAACAGGTCAAGGTTGACCAGCACCTCCTTATCCTGCTCACGCAGCGTATGCAGATATTCATCCAACGTCGAAAGGGCCGCGGCCAGCAAGTAAACCACGCGAGACGGTGCGGCAGCAGCAGCTGACAGATCGGTCAGCGAGCGAAGCGCCGGGATCACTGGATACGTGCGCAACAAATGCCGCAGCTGGCCCGGGTCGTGCTCCGAAATTCGCGGGCCGATCGCATCTTTAGTTCGACGAGTCATATCCATTCCTTTTGCACCAAGGTAGCAGGACGACGAAGGCCCATTTGCCGCGCAACGAGCCCGACCTGCAATTCGGGCGCTAACATGTGACCAACGGGAACACATCCCCTGACAGACTAATGAAATCCATGCTCTTCACGTTCGTGCTCCTGCTTCAAGCTTCTGGAGCTCAAGAGCCATTTCGCGAGACCCACTCCGCCATGGGAACCATATTCACTTTGGATATTTATGCGCGTGACGAGCCTAGTGCCGCACAACTCTCGCAGGATGCCTTCGATGTCATAGATCGCATCGACGAGGAGTTGAGCAACTATATGCCGTCCAGCGAGCTATCGCGCATCAGCCGCGACGCCGGCTCGCATCCAGTCACTACTGATCCAGAGACCTTCGCATTCATCGAACGCTCCCTCTACTGGAGCCGCGAGTCGAATGGAGCCTTCGACATCACCGTGGGGCCGCTACTGCGCGCGTGGGGATTCTTCTTCCACAGCGGTCGTGTGCCTTCAGATGCGGAGCTCCTGGCACTTCGCGACAAAATAGGCTGGCGTAACATCATGCTGGATAGCACAACGCGAACCGTGCGATTTCGCAACGGCATGCCGATGGACCTTGACCCCGGCAGCATCGGCAAGGGATTCGCTGTGGACCGAGCTGTTGCGCGTCTGCGAGAAGATGGCGTCACAGCAGCACTGCTTTCGGCGGGAGGCAGCACGCTTTATGCCATCGGTGCTCCGCCGGGTGAATTTGGATGGCCCGTGCTCGTCCCCGATCCACACAAAGCAGGTGCCGTGGCGAGCAAAGTCTTACTCAAAGACGAGTCTCTTTCTACCGGAGCATGCACAGAGAAATTCTTCATCCACGACGGCCACCGCTACTGCCATATCTTCAATCCGCACACGATGCGCCCCGTCGAAGGCATGCTTCAGACCACTGTCATCGATCCCAGTGCGACGGACAGTGACGCGCTATCCACAGTTGCTTTTGTGCTCACACCGGCAGAGTCGAAAGAATTCTTCTCGGCCCTCCCGAGGACACGAATGCTTCTCTTCACACAGACTCCCAATCCTGGTTGCCTGGCCGTCCACTGGCCGGAATCTCCGTGTCCTGATGTCAAACTCCGACCGCACAAGAAAGTATCCCCTCGTGAGTAATGTAATGATCGACCGTCGCGTTTTCCTCCAGACACTCTCTGCTTCCGCCGTAGGAATGACTATGCCGGCAGCCCTCTCGGCCGATCCGCAGGCGAGCCTTCCAGCCGATGTTGAGACAGCGCGCCAGACCGCCATTAACAATGAGAAATCGCCCGTACGCCTGGGTATCATCGGCGCGGGGAGCCGTGGCAAAGAACTTGTGCGCAGTTTCCTCCGAACTCCGGGCGTTCGCATTGCCGCTGCGGCGGACGTTTATCCCCCACGCTTTGCCGAGGTTGATGAAGTTTGTGGGTACGAGGTCCCCCGGCACGCGGACCACCGCCATCTACTGGAACGTAAAGACCTCGATGCAGTCGTTATCGCAACTCCTCTCGGTCTCCATGGAGAACACGTACTCGATTCGATCGCTGCCGGCCACCATGTCTACGGAGAAAAAGTCCTGGCATATACCCTTGCCGAGGCGAAGCAGATCGTCGACGCCACCGAGCAGCAGAAGCGCATCTTCCAGATCGGGCATCAATACCGCTACTCGCCATGGATTCGTGCAGCCGTCGCTCGTGTTCAGCGCGGTGAGATCGGCGAAGTCACGCTCATCCAGGGCTATTGGCACCGCAACAGCGACTGGCGCAGACCCGTGCCCGATCCATCTCTGGAACGCCTCATCAATTGGCGGCTTTACAATCAGTGGTCGCTTGGACTTATCGCTGAACTGGGTTCACATCACATCGATCTAGCCAATTGGGTGTTCGGTGCTACACCGGTAACCGCGCTCGGCTCAGGATCGATCTGTCGCTATCATGATGGCCGCGAGACCGACGACAACGCACAGGCCATCCTCACCTATCCCGGTGGCCGGCACTTCGTCTTCACTTCAGTCACAGACAACGCCAAGATGGGCGACCAGATCTGGTTTTATGGCTCCAAAGGGTCGCTGAACATCACACTTCAGGATGCAACCTTCTTCTACGAGCCGAAGAAGATCGAACGTATCGCGCGGGATGCCAAGGGCGTGATCACCACCGCTTCCTACAATCCCAGCAATGAGATGCCTTATCGCGGTGCCGGCAGTCCTGTGCAAGTAACCAACGAAGATCCCACGACCGCGGCGACGCGCGCATTCATCTACTGCGTCCGGCATAACGTCGATCCAATTGCCAACGTGCACGTCGGATATAACTCTGCCATTGGCGTGATTCACGCCTGCGAATCAAGGAAGACGCACGCTGAGGTCACAATCACGGTTTGAAGCCATTCAGCCGTGTTCTTCGCGGCGGTTGAGCCAGGCGCACTACAATTGAATTAATGAATTACCCCAAAAGCCTTGACCTCGTTGGCGTGGGCCTGAATGCGACGGACACTTTGATCCGCCTATCCGAGTTTCCCCAGCGCGGGTCGAAGCTCGAATATGACGCAGAATCTCTTATGCCTGGCGGACAGGTCGCATCGACCGTCGTTGCGTGTCAGACCTGGGGCCTACGCACGCGCTATGTTGGGAAGCTCGGCGATGACGACGCGTCGCGTTTGCACGGTCGTGAGTTCGACCGGACGGGAGTTGAAGCCAAGCTCATCAACGTAAAAGGCGCCGCAAGCCCAAAATCGCTGATCATGGTTGACCCAGAGGGCGAACGAACCGTGTTGTGCCGTCGGGATGAACGGCTGATTCTTCAACCCGAAGAGCTGCGCCGCGATTGGATTACGGATGCTCGTGCACTCCATGTCGATGGGCACGATACGGCTGCGGCGATCCAGGCGGCCAGTTGGGCTCGCGAAGCTGGACTCGCTGTAATTGCCGACCTCGATGAAATCTATCCAGGTGTCGATGCACTAATCGAGAAGATCGATTATCTGATCGTCAGCCGCGACTTCCCTGCCCGTTTAACCGGCGAAAGAAATCTTGTTAAGGCTCTTCGTGAGATCCAGGCCCGCTATGGATGCCAGCTCACAGCAGCCACTCTCGGGCCGGGCGGCGTGCTCGCGTGGAATGGAGAGAGCGTCCATTACGCGCCTGCCTATCGCGTTCCGGTAGTCGACACGACTGGAGCAGGCGATATCTTTCACGCCGGCTTCATCTTTGCGCTGCTGCACGGATGGCCGCTGGAGCGCCAGCTCGATTTCGCATGCGCCGCCGCCGCGATGAACTGCATGGCGGAGGGTGCGCGAGGCGGGATCAGCAGCGTGGATTCTATCCTCAACTTTATGCAAACAACTCCGCACTATGACGAGAGCGTCGAGCAGGTCCTGCAAACAGAATTGTCATTCTAACTTGAGTTTGCCCGCGCCGACGCGATAACTCACCAAGCGATCTTGTTCGGAAAGAACTCTGCAAACAGCTCGTCGTAATACGGCTTAAGCTCCTGCAGGTTGGGCTTGGTGTGACCCTTTGAATAAAGATCGTATGGGTTGAACTTCAGCACCCACGGCAACATCGCCCGGTCCTGCTCATTGCAAAGATAGTCATACGCACCGTGCCGGTGCCAGGCATAGAACGAGTGATAGCGCAGCATATAAAGCGCTTCCATCGGAAGATAACTCTTCATTACCTCGTAGATGTAGCCATCGTGACCGAAGGACAGCTTTACGTTGTCCAGGCCACAGTTCGGCTCGTAAATGCCGTACTTAGTCTGATAGGCCGGATTGTTATAGTCCGGATTATCGCGGAAATACTCGGGAAATACGACAGCCTCGGAGTACGCGCACCCGGTCGGAAATGTGTCGCCTACAACACCCCACTGCGGCTCGCCATATAGGCAGAGACACTTGCCAAGATCGTGCACGAAACCGGTAGCCACCATCCACCGCGGATGTCCATCCCGGCGAATCGCTTCGGATGTCTGCAAGAGATGCTCGAGTTGCGTGAGATCTGTATCCGGGTCGCTGTCGTCAACCAGTGTGTTCAAATACTCCGCCGCCTCCCAGATGCTCTTCTGCCCTCGGGTCAGCCCGAAATACTCTTTCTCCTTCGCCAGCACGTACTCATGGGTTTGAAACGTGTGGTTCAGGCGATAGAACTCGGCCACGCCAGGATTCGCCGTTGCATCGTATTGCCGAAACTCCTCCTGCGACTTGCCTTCCTTGTATCGACCTTCAAGGAACTCGTCCCACTCCTCCATATCGGCTGACAGGGGGTTCTGCTTGGCTGAATCGAGCTGCGTTGCTGTGCTCATCGATCGACTCCAGGGGATCTCAAAAAGATCCTACGTTACCGGTAACTATAAGGAGTTTGCTCTATAATTGGCAAGCGCTAAATCGGCCCACTAGCGACCTGGGCCGTTCCATTGCGCCCCGAACTGTGCCTGAAGGAGGCTCCGGCTTGCGAACCAGGAACACCGCGAAAGCTGTACTGACTGACGTGCAATTCTGGATTCCTCTCGGCGTGCTCATCTTTGGCATCGTCCTCCTGGTTTGGCTTCATTAATCCGACGGAGCAGATCGCGAACACTCTATGCCGACTCAAATCGACACCTCCTCCTCGCGATTCGCCGGATCCACTCACGTACTTGGAGTGCTCTGCGGCCTGACCGCCGGCGTCTGGCTGGGCGCAGCTGAAGCCCCCACAAAGCTCGTTCACGCTGGTTTTTCTCCTTTCGCGATCTCGCTCTGCATGGTGACTGGCGTCTTCACAGCGCGCTGGACCTTCCCCACCCTGCTTAAGGGAACGAGTTATGTCTTCCGCGACCTGATGTGCAGAGCGCATCTTTTGATCTGGGCAATCCTTGCTGGAGCGCTCTGGGCAGTGGCCAACACACTTACCGTCTTCGCTATCCGCGACGTTGGCCTCTCGATAGCCTTTCCCATGTGGAATACGAACTCCCTCGTCGGGCTTCTCTGGGGACGCGTGCTCTTCCGCGAACTCGATGGCGCCGACGGCCGAACGATCGCCAAAGTCGTCACCGGTGCAGCGTGTATTGTTGTGGCCGCGATCATGCTTGGCTTCAGCACGGTTCACGGAGGAAGTTCAACCGGTCACAACGCAGTCGGCGGCATTCTCGCAGCGTTCGGAGCCAGCCTGATGTGGGGCACAATGTACGTGCCCTACCGCAAGGCGTATCTCAGCGGCATGAATCCTCTCTCCTTCGTGACGGCGTTCACCGTCGGCGAGCTCGTCACCATGCTTCTCCTCACCTGGACACTCGACGGAGGGCGCCACTCCTCCGCTTTCCAGATCGTGCACTCCGGTCAGGTTCTCTTCTGGCTCTTCCTCGGCGGATTCGTCTGGGTCATCGGCGACATGTTTCAGCAGTTTGCCGCAAAATATCTCGGCATCGGCCGCGGCATTCCGCTGTCCAACACCAACCAGCTTTGGGGACTCGCCTGGGGTGCGCTGGTATTCGGAGAACTGGCCGGCGCTGATCATCTCCACAAGCTGCTCGTCCTGGGCGGATCGCTCATCATGATCGTCGGCGCTCTGTTTATCAGCACTGCGAAAGCATCTGCGGGAGAACATTCATCTCGTAATGACGCGCTTGAGCGAGAATGCAATCGTTACGGCCTCAACTATAACGAGGTGCTCGTCGCCCAAAGTGGAGACGAGTTCGGCCATGGCCCCGATCGCCGCCGTTGGTGGGACTACGCCATCGTCATTTCGGCTACCGCCATCTTTATCTGGCTTGCGTGTAGAGCTTCCATCCCTCCGCTTGCAATGAACTTGCATTGGATCGCCGTCCTTGCAGTCATTCTGATCGCAAGTCTGATCGGCTGCGGATACCGCCTCTATACGCAGACCCGCTTCAGCTAAACGCTACCGAGCGTTCCCCGCCGTAACCCAATTCACGTAAATCGGATTCCCTACCAGCGCGACCTGCCCCGACGCATCGTGAACCTCAAGGAGAAACCAGCTTCGGCTTGATCCCGCCGTCACGGTCCAATGCAGCGAAGCGTGATCACCATGGATCGTTTGTGCGGGAGCACTCGTGCCGCCGCCCTCGACGAGTTGCGCCGAATCGCCGTCACATCCGTCGATCCGAACATCAACGGCGATCTGTTCGCCGGCCTTTGCGTCAAGAAGACCGCCCATTACAGCCGAAGCCGACGAAGTGTGGCCGGACATGTCCAGCATCCGATTGCGCGTTCCGGCGACATCAATGAACACTCGCCCTGAGCGAATACCCTCGAGAATCGCAGGTGTCGACAAGTCTCTCGCGTACACCACCGTCGTCGGGTGACCGACCGCGTTGGTCGCATCAGGAGGAAGCAGAGGTTGATGGTTGTCGCTGCCTCCGATCGCGGTCAGCCGATGCCCAAGATTCAACTGCTCCTGCCAGAATGGAATGCCTGACTCCGCCGGATCTTCGCCCCCGCCGTTCACCGCCTCTATACCGGTGAAGTAATGCATCTGGACAGGACTCTCCGGCGTCCACCGACATCCCATACAAATTTCACCGCCCGGCGCGTTCGGGTGGTTAATAGACAGCAGCGCCCCAAGCCTTTGCGCATTCTGGAGGAGAACGTCCAGTGTTGGAACAGCTTTGCTGCCGACGCGGAAATCTAGAAAATCTGTCGTCCCCAGAAAGTTAATATGGCCCTGAAATGTCGTAATCTCGCGCCCCGGGATCAGCAGCACATTATTGAAATAAGGCTGCAGTTCGCGCATCGCGTCATATTGCGACATCGCGTTATGGTCCGTGATTGCAATGAAGTCGAGGCCGCGCCGCTCTGCCGCTTCGACCGTCATGAAGACGGGGCACGGCACCATCTGCCCAGATTGATTCGGGCAATGTCCGTCGCTGTGAGCAGTGTGCATGTGCAGATCGCCGCGGTACCAGGCTGGTCCTGAGCGCAGTGGTTCGCGCAAAATCGCCGGTTCGTCGCTGACCAACCCCGAACGAGAAAGAAAAACCGTAGCCGTGTAATGTGCCGTCACGTGAGCACGGATGTTAGGAACGCCGATAAGAATGTTCCACTCACCCGCCGGAATAGGACCGGGAAGACATGATGGAGTCGCGTCAGCCAGCCCCACCGTGAGTGTAGATTTGTTTCCACCGCTCCAGCATCTCAGCTCGGACGGATCCTCCAGCCCGAGATCAAGCGCAGTCTTCTGCTCGCGCCCCGTGTAGCTAAAGGTTATGGTGACGCGGTGCACGCCGCTCGGAACGTGGAAAGGAACTTCGATGTAACTGTGGTTCTGCGAGCCCAACACCACGCCATGGAGCGTGATGTCCGGCTTCGAAAGATCAGTCGATGAGACCGATTGTGCAGTGGCGACCCGCGCCTGATGCCACGCGAGCGGAAATCCGAGAGCGAGGAGCCACGCTTGCTTTGTCAGGAATCTCGACGAGACAAACATGTTCCTCGCTAACCCGGCCAGGTACTCGTGACGCTTGTTAGTAGACCAGCTTCAACGCGAACTGCAACGTGCGTGCGCCGTTATTGCCGTTGCTGTTCTTTGTACTGGTGATGGGACTGAATCGGCTGCCAATCGTGTTCGAGCCCAGCTTCGGGCTGGTAAAGTTCAGGTTCCCCGGTGTGCGAAGTCCGGCGCGTTCGTTGTGTTTAATGCCTCCGCACGGAATTCCACACGGAAAGATTCCGTTATCGCGAACGACAAAGCCTGAAAGTGAGTGCCGCATCCGACGAATTCTTGCGTTCGCTTTCTTTTGGCAACCCGACCATTAAAAATGGGTCTATATATATATGACTGTCAATAGATTATTTTCTATTCGATTAAATCGAACACACTGACGCGCCGCCCGGCTCTCCAACAATCAATTCAATGGGTTATGCGCCGCACATTATCGGCGCGGAGAGGCCGATACACTTCCGTTTCCACGATGCTGAGGATCGGCGGCTCAGTCTTCCCCACAACTTGGCCGTTGAGCTCGACAAGCCCCGGCGTGGGCGAGTCAAGGATGGGCTTCGTCAGTCCCGCGAGCTTCGGATGCGGATCGTTCTTGAGCAGCTCGAAAATGACAACGTCGTTCTTCCCTTTCTTCAACCACACTCCTGGGACGTAGAGAGTAGCCTGCGGGCCGATGTTCCAGAATCTGCCCAGAGCGTGGCCATTAATCCAGACTGCTCCCATGCCAAGTGCGCGCGTGTCGAGAAACGTGTCACCCACCTTCTTCAACGAGAACGTCCCTTGAGCAAAGTGCGGACCCGCAGCAAATGGCTTCGCATGCGCGCTCACTTGCGGTGCCGGATCCATCGGCAACGAATAAATCTGCCATCCGCGTAGCGGCTCTCCATCGAGAAGCGCGTCGTGGATGCCCTTCGTCTCATCGCGCATCCGCTTCGTTGAGTTCAGCCTGCCCATGTTCTCCACCAGAATGTCGAGCTGGGCTCCAACGGTCGCGCTAATCGTCATCTCGTCCTGGTGATAGTGACGG
This genomic interval from Acidobacteriaceae bacterium contains the following:
- a CDS encoding glycerol-3-phosphate responsive antiterminator, which produces MTRRTKDAIGPRISEHDPGQLRHLLRTYPVIPALRSLTDLSAAAAAPSRVVYLLAAALSTLDEYLHTLREQDKEVLVNLDLFAGLSRHSESVAYVAASGCAGIISTHTDVLNLARSHGLYAVQRTFMIDSDSVSSTMRSLHRFVPDALELLPAPVAPRMLPALRQDYPNIAAVGGGLISGLEEADSLIRQGLDAVSTGNPQLWSIS
- a CDS encoding FAD-dependent oxidoreductase, which produces MSTRAEKFARLEESNKDKLDIVIVGGGATGLGLAVDAATRGFRTALVEAGDFAQATSSRATKLVHGGVRYLVSGQLHLVYEALRERKIMLENAPHLVHALPFVTPAYKWFDLPYYSIGLKAYEVLSGKSSLGPTRVLSAGETLERVPGIATKGLRGSLLYYDGQFDDARLALALARTAEDHGATVLNYARCTGLHKQGAKLSSVTVEDIETGHSVEVHASVFINATGIFVDDLRRQDQPSSPHMLSVSRGTHIVVPGEVLGNGNAIMVPKTRDGRIIFAIPWLGKVVIGTTDLPASSVAIEPGHEAREIDFLLETINPYLARPLERADILSVFSGLRPLVTGGQAKTSKLSREHTIEVAASGLITVAGGKWTTYRRMAEDTLSTAIGHGVLPDRPCVTRSVRLHGAPEQSPSTSPLSRYGTEAAEISDMWVSDPQMATLLDPELPFTHAEVIFAARYEMARTVEDVLSRRTRALLLDARAAQRSAPAVARLLAAELGRGPEWVERETRRFIELAQQFYFVSGRAADANSGVPAGIPIG
- a CDS encoding Gfo/Idh/MocA family oxidoreductase: MPAALSADPQASLPADVETARQTAINNEKSPVRLGIIGAGSRGKELVRSFLRTPGVRIAAAADVYPPRFAEVDEVCGYEVPRHADHRHLLERKDLDAVVIATPLGLHGEHVLDSIAAGHHVYGEKVLAYTLAEAKQIVDATEQQKRIFQIGHQYRYSPWIRAAVARVQRGEIGEVTLIQGYWHRNSDWRRPVPDPSLERLINWRLYNQWSLGLIAELGSHHIDLANWVFGATPVTALGSGSICRYHDGRETDDNAQAILTYPGGRHFVFTSVTDNAKMGDQIWFYGSKGSLNITLQDATFFYEPKKIERIARDAKGVITTASYNPSNEMPYRGAGSPVQVTNEDPTTAATRAFIYCVRHNVDPIANVHVGYNSAIGVIHACESRKTHAEVTITV
- a CDS encoding MIP/aquaporin family protein, whose protein sequence is MRKTFLGELISEAVAVGIIIAIGDSVAAMYGLYDPSPYQQAYWGVCIAWGLAVTIAIYTTASVSGCHANPAVTLALALYRKFSWRKVLPYFGAQTLGGFAGACFVYAIYVPVINLFNATHHIARNAGGAAGVFFTHPGLAVTPRHAFMDEILLTALLIFGIFAITEKYNEQAPGANSGALIIGFLVAAIGASMGYLEAWALNPARDFGPRLFCFFAGWGAAAFPSPQNYWWIPIAGPLLGGALGGIAYQILIHPYLPARIRASAQIIAGDQPMGIPAGTPELASAALPETK
- a CDS encoding FAD:protein FMN transferase translates to MGTIFTLDIYARDEPSAAQLSQDAFDVIDRIDEELSNYMPSSELSRISRDAGSHPVTTDPETFAFIERSLYWSRESNGAFDITVGPLLRAWGFFFHSGRVPSDAELLALRDKIGWRNIMLDSTTRTVRFRNGMPMDLDPGSIGKGFAVDRAVARLREDGVTAALLSAGGSTLYAIGAPPGEFGWPVLVPDPHKAGAVASKVLLKDESLSTGACTEKFFIHDGHRYCHIFNPHTMRPVEGMLQTTVIDPSATDSDALSTVAFVLTPAESKEFFSALPRTRMLLFTQTPNPGCLAVHWPESPCPDVKLRPHKKVSPRE
- the glpK gene encoding glycerol kinase GlpK — translated: MAKYLGALDQGTTSTRFIIFDRIGRAVSMAQKEHEQIYPAPGWVEHNPCEIWQRTQEVIAEACSKGSVASEDIASVGITNQRETTVVWDRRTGEPVTNALVWQDTRVGEYVAALTAEGGQDRFREKTGLPLATYFSGLKIRWILDHIDGARARAERGDLLFGNIDTYLLWNITGGIDGGVHRTDVTNASRTQLMDLSTLAWDDEMLREFEIPQAMMPEICPSSHDFGEIKVGCLSGLRIGGILGDQQAALVGQTCFKPGQLKNTYGTGCFLVMNTGSNKVLSQNGLLTTIAYQFGDQPVVYALEGSIAITGALVQWVRDNLGLIQRSEEIEPLAKSVTDNGGVYFVPAFSGLYAPYWKDDARGVIVGLTRYANRGHIARAVLEATAFQTREVIEAMEADSHIRLDQLRTDGGMVANDLLMQFQADLLDRRVLRPSMRETTALGAAYAAGLHCGFYKDTDDLVANWSVDKTWEPRCDEHERERLFRQWKKAVTRSFNWVD